A genomic stretch from Shewanella sediminis HAW-EB3 includes:
- the fghA gene encoding S-formylglutathione hydrolase yields the protein MTVESISVNKSFGGWHKQYSHHSKTLNCGMRFAIYLPPQASNGKKVPVLYWLSGLTCTDENFMQKAGVQALAAELGIAIVAPDTSPRGDDVADDEGYDLGKGAGFYVNATQAPWNRHYHMYDYVVDELPKLIESMFPVSDKRSIAGHSMGGHGALVIALRNSDAYQSVSAFSPISNPINCPWGKKALTAYLGRDSATWTEYDSSALMRQATKFVPALVDQGDADDFLVEQLKPEVLEAAAKVNGYPLELNYREGYDHSYYFISSFIENHLRFHAEHLGN from the coding sequence ATGACCGTTGAGAGTATTAGTGTCAATAAGAGCTTTGGTGGTTGGCATAAACAGTATAGTCATCACTCCAAAACGTTAAATTGTGGCATGCGATTCGCTATCTATCTGCCGCCACAAGCATCGAATGGCAAGAAGGTCCCGGTTCTATACTGGCTTTCGGGCTTAACCTGTACCGATGAAAACTTTATGCAGAAAGCGGGTGTACAAGCACTGGCCGCCGAGCTTGGCATCGCTATCGTCGCACCGGATACCAGCCCCAGAGGTGATGATGTCGCCGATGATGAAGGTTATGATCTTGGTAAGGGAGCGGGCTTTTATGTCAATGCGACGCAGGCACCGTGGAATCGCCATTACCATATGTACGATTACGTCGTCGATGAGTTGCCAAAACTGATTGAATCTATGTTCCCTGTCAGTGATAAACGCTCTATCGCAGGGCACTCAATGGGCGGGCACGGTGCGTTAGTTATCGCGCTGCGTAACTCAGATGCATACCAGTCAGTATCGGCCTTTAGCCCGATCAGTAATCCGATTAACTGCCCCTGGGGTAAGAAGGCGCTGACAGCCTATCTGGGCCGGGATTCGGCGACATGGACAGAGTATGACTCCAGCGCCTTGATGCGTCAGGCGACTAAATTTGTACCGGCTCTGGTAGACCAGGGTGACGCCGATGACTTTCTTGTTGAGCAGTTGAAGCCCGAAGTGCTCGAAGCTGCAGCTAAGGTTAACGGTTACCCGCTAGAGCTTAATTATCGTGAAGGTTATGACCATAGTTACTATTTTATCTCCAGCTTTATCGAAAACCACCTGCGTTTTCATGCCGAGCATCTGGGTAACTAA
- the gfa gene encoding S-(hydroxymethyl)glutathione synthase, which produces MKTLIHPQVDNGVVADRDGFAGGTLLCKCSSKPVEVTVGAQTAHNHVCGCSKCWKPEGALFAQIAVVSRDHVSVTANADKLAIVDESAAIQRHACRECGTHMYGRIENTGHPFHGLDFIHTELSAEKGWSAPEFAAFVSSIIESGAAPESMGDVRNTLKELGLEPYDCLSPVLMDAIATHVASHVVSNG; this is translated from the coding sequence ATTAAAACTTTAATTCATCCTCAGGTCGATAACGGTGTTGTAGCGGATCGTGATGGTTTTGCAGGCGGTACTTTGTTGTGTAAGTGCAGCAGCAAGCCCGTTGAAGTTACTGTCGGTGCTCAGACTGCCCACAATCATGTTTGTGGCTGTAGCAAATGCTGGAAGCCTGAAGGTGCCTTGTTCGCTCAAATAGCCGTTGTGTCAAGAGATCACGTGAGCGTCACTGCAAATGCAGACAAGTTAGCCATTGTCGATGAGTCAGCAGCAATTCAGCGTCATGCTTGCAGAGAGTGTGGTACCCATATGTATGGCCGCATCGAAAACACGGGCCACCCTTTCCACGGTCTGGACTTCATCCACACCGAGCTGTCAGCAGAAAAGGGCTGGTCAGCACCGGAATTTGCAGCGTTTGTCTCATCTATCATCGAGTCGGGTGCAGCGCCTGAATCTATGGGGGATGTGCGTAACACCCTCAAAGAGTTGGGACTCGAGCCCTACGACTGTCTGTCTCCTGTATTGATGGACGCAATTGCTACTCATGTCGCCTCTCACGTTGTGAGCAATGGCTAA
- a CDS encoding DMT family transporter yields MSWIFLLLGVMAEALSHVALKATDGFTRPLPAAMVILGHLTAFIFLGQAMKGMPVGVVHALWAGMAIVTVTLLSALFYRQHLDMTAWVGMLFVALGVVMINLSQGHSH; encoded by the coding sequence ATGAGTTGGATCTTTCTATTACTGGGTGTCATGGCTGAAGCCTTATCTCATGTGGCGCTCAAGGCGACCGATGGTTTCACGCGTCCACTCCCCGCAGCTATGGTTATCTTGGGTCATTTGACGGCGTTTATTTTCTTAGGCCAGGCAATGAAGGGAATGCCAGTCGGTGTCGTACATGCCCTATGGGCTGGGATGGCAATTGTGACAGTGACACTTCTGTCTGCACTCTTCTATCGTCAGCATCTGGACATGACGGCCTGGGTTGGCATGCTGTTTGTCGCTTTAGGTGTGGTTATGATCAACCTATCTCAGGGGCATAGTCATTAG
- a CDS encoding S-(hydroxymethyl)glutathione dehydrogenase/class III alcohol dehydrogenase yields MTAQTIKSKAAVAWAVGEPLSMEIVDVMPPQKGEVRVKMIATGVCHTDAFTLSGDDPEGIFPCILGHEGGGIVESIGEGVTSVQVGDHVIPLYTPECGECKFCKSGKTNLCQKIRETQGKGLMPDGTTRFSKDGVDIFHYMGTSTFSEYTVLPEISLAKVNPEAPLEEVCLLGCGVTTGMGAVMNTAKVEEGATVAIFGMGGIGLSAVIGATMAKASRIIVIDINESKFELARKLGATDFINPKDYDKPIQDVIVELTDGGVDYSFECIGNVNVMRSALECCHKGWGESVVIGVAGAGQEISTRPFQLVTGRVWKGSAFGGVKGRSELPEYVERYMAGEFKLNDFITHTMGLEQVNDAFDLMHEGKSIRTVIHFDK; encoded by the coding sequence ATGACAGCACAGACAATCAAATCCAAAGCCGCAGTAGCCTGGGCTGTAGGTGAGCCACTATCTATGGAAATCGTAGATGTTATGCCACCACAGAAAGGTGAAGTACGCGTCAAGATGATCGCCACCGGCGTTTGCCATACCGATGCTTTTACCCTTTCTGGCGATGATCCAGAAGGTATCTTCCCTTGTATCCTTGGCCATGAAGGCGGCGGTATCGTCGAGTCTATTGGTGAAGGTGTGACTAGCGTTCAAGTGGGTGACCATGTGATCCCGCTTTACACGCCTGAGTGTGGCGAGTGTAAGTTCTGTAAGTCTGGCAAGACTAACCTTTGTCAGAAAATCCGTGAAACTCAAGGTAAAGGTTTGATGCCAGACGGTACGACCCGTTTCTCTAAAGATGGCGTCGATATTTTCCATTATATGGGCACGTCGACCTTCTCTGAGTACACGGTACTGCCTGAGATCTCATTGGCTAAAGTTAACCCGGAAGCGCCATTGGAAGAGGTTTGTCTGCTCGGTTGCGGTGTGACTACCGGTATGGGCGCGGTAATGAATACGGCTAAAGTTGAAGAGGGCGCCACGGTTGCTATCTTCGGTATGGGCGGTATTGGTCTATCGGCAGTTATCGGTGCGACTATGGCCAAAGCGTCTCGCATCATAGTTATCGATATTAACGAAAGTAAATTTGAGTTAGCCCGTAAGTTAGGTGCTACCGATTTTATTAACCCGAAAGACTACGATAAGCCAATTCAAGACGTGATTGTCGAGTTGACCGATGGCGGTGTTGATTACTCATTCGAGTGCATCGGTAACGTTAACGTGATGCGCTCGGCACTCGAATGTTGTCATAAAGGTTGGGGTGAGTCTGTGGTTATCGGTGTAGCCGGTGCAGGACAAGAGATCTCGACTCGTCCATTCCAGTTAGTCACGGGTCGTGTATGGAAAGGCTCGGCATTCGGTGGTGTTAAAGGCCGTTCTGAACTACCTGAATATGTTGAGCGTTACATGGCGGGTGAGTTTAAATTGAATGACTTCATCACTCACACCATGGGCCTTGAGCAGGTCAATGATGCATTTGATCTTATGCACGAAGGTAAGAGTATCCGTACTGTTATTCACTTCGATAAGTAA
- a CDS encoding 2-amino-4-hydroxy-6-hydroxymethyldihydropteridine diphosphokinase, translated as MFYYLSIGTNITPELNAVSITSALCQNFGVVIGFPFIYTEPVGIESEHRFLNSLAVIESAKEPGDIKQMTNSIETSLGRDRTALDCSLADRVADIDIVTCSDKLDFSLFLSSGESYVSSLLTVDKSRYVDLTQYGLPPTDGPTAINFNTRSGNIMIVEQESHGLKDRHITTFER; from the coding sequence ATGTTTTATTACCTTTCGATCGGAACCAATATTACTCCCGAGCTGAACGCCGTGAGCATTACCTCTGCCTTATGTCAGAATTTTGGGGTCGTCATAGGCTTTCCCTTCATCTACACCGAGCCCGTGGGTATCGAAAGCGAACACCGATTTCTAAATTCCTTAGCCGTCATTGAATCGGCTAAGGAGCCTGGTGATATTAAACAGATGACCAATTCAATAGAAACGTCACTCGGCAGAGATCGTACAGCCTTAGATTGCTCGCTTGCCGATAGGGTGGCTGATATCGATATTGTGACATGCTCAGACAAGTTAGATTTCTCACTCTTCCTCTCCTCCGGTGAGTCTTACGTTTCCAGTCTGCTTACGGTAGATAAAAGTCGGTATGTCGATCTAACTCAATACGGTCTACCCCCTACAGATGGACCTACCGCCATCAACTTTAATACTCGTTCCGGTAACATAATGATTGTCGAGCAGGAAAGTCACGGCTTGAAAGACCGGCATATAACCACCTTCGAACGGTAG
- a CDS encoding phosphate-starvation-inducible PsiE family protein: protein MGQVIHYAVRVLAVLMTLVILWSVVDVGRVLFIEVITPPYGLMDMQDILAIFGSFLAVLIAIEIFQNITIYLKEEVIHVQIVIASALMAISRKIIILDFKEVGPEYVWASAAVIIALGVTYWLVSGKRDH from the coding sequence TTGGGACAGGTAATCCATTATGCGGTGCGGGTATTAGCCGTATTGATGACCTTAGTCATTTTGTGGAGTGTCGTCGATGTGGGACGAGTGCTGTTTATTGAGGTTATCACCCCGCCTTACGGTCTGATGGATATGCAGGATATTTTAGCTATCTTTGGTTCTTTTCTGGCGGTGTTAATTGCTATCGAAATCTTCCAAAACATTACCATCTATCTGAAAGAGGAGGTAATCCATGTGCAGATAGTCATTGCGAGCGCACTGATGGCCATCTCAAGGAAAATTATCATCTTAGATTTTAAAGAGGTGGGGCCGGAATATGTATGGGCGTCGGCTGCTGTGATTATTGCCTTGGGTGTGACTTATTGGTTGGTATCAGGTAAACGAGATCATTAA
- a CDS encoding SDR family NAD(P)-dependent oxidoreductase: MRTIVITGSSRRLGLFLVEKFLSMGDTVIAITRSPSQNFQSISSEHLQLIQIDSYDQFGITKAMQEIETLAERVDLLINNASMYDVDPENFEELENHYLSLFNVHMLFPTLLITALKEHMYSESTPGVVVNITDIYADNPNPEYALYCSTKSGLESLTQSFAKKFSPGIRCNSIMPGPIQFLEQHTEHQKSEVYKETLLPFEGGYMPVFQAVTFLLDNHYVTGTSIKVDGGRSICRG, encoded by the coding sequence ATGAGAACGATAGTAATCACAGGTTCTAGCCGAAGGTTGGGCTTATTCCTGGTAGAGAAATTTCTTTCTATGGGCGACACAGTGATCGCTATAACAAGGAGTCCGTCTCAAAATTTTCAATCGATTAGTTCAGAGCATTTACAACTCATTCAAATAGACAGTTATGACCAATTCGGCATCACTAAGGCAATGCAGGAGATCGAAACTCTCGCTGAAAGAGTCGATCTGCTGATAAACAATGCCTCAATGTATGATGTAGACCCCGAGAATTTTGAAGAGTTAGAAAACCATTATCTCTCGCTATTTAATGTTCACATGCTGTTTCCCACTCTTTTAATCACAGCCTTGAAGGAACATATGTACAGCGAAAGTACGCCCGGTGTGGTGGTCAATATCACGGATATTTATGCCGATAACCCAAATCCGGAATACGCGCTGTATTGCTCGACTAAGTCGGGATTAGAGAGTCTGACTCAGTCATTTGCAAAGAAATTTTCGCCGGGAATACGTTGCAACTCCATCATGCCCGGCCCGATACAGTTTCTTGAGCAGCACACAGAACATCAAAAATCAGAGGTATATAAGGAGACTCTACTACCGTTCGAAGGTGGTTATATGCCGGTCTTTCAAGCCGTGACTTTCCTGCTCGACAATCATTATGTTACCGGAACGAGTATTAAAGTTGATGGCGGTAGGTCCATCTGTAGGGGGTAG